Within the Salvia hispanica cultivar TCC Black 2014 chromosome 4, UniMelb_Shisp_WGS_1.0, whole genome shotgun sequence genome, the region gtattatttttggttaatactccctccgtcctctattatgagtcacactttgaccggacacgggttttaagaaatgtaaagaaaagttggttaaaaaagttagtggaatgtgacccatttttttatattggttttataataaaatgtgagtgaaaattgaattagtggaatgtgggacctacttaccatttatggtaaaaatgaagtgtgattcttaatcggggacggaccgaaatggaaaagtttGACTCTTAATAGGGGACAGAAGAAGCATATCGTAACTAGTAGTATGATATacgttttcttttcttagcAAAAATTAGGAATTTTAATATGTAACAAATAAGATGTTataatacttaatttttaattatatttatataatatattaagtactattttttaatgtattttaggTTAATAAGTACTCCGTATCGTAACTAGGAGTAAGATAcacgttttctttttgttagCAAAAATTAGGAATTTTAATAACAAATTAGATGTTATAatacttaatatttaattaagtaattctttcctttctcaactctcaatCTTCTCTCTCGGCCTATCCCTTCGCCGAccttcttcctcttcaatTTCCGGCAGCAGATCGACGCCGCCACCGCTCTTCGTGCTTCAGATCTCACCCCGCCCGCccctttcatttttctttttcccttttcgcactttctcttctctttcccTCATTCCTCAACTTTCAATTAGGGAATCTAGGGTTTTCTAACCTCGCCGCCACCCACCATTTTGGTATGGTCCTCCGACGTGGCGGAGTTTTGGCGGTGAAGAGAGGTGTCGCTACCTTCTAGAGCCATTTTCAGACTTTTAACTTTTTGGATATGGGTTTGTGGGTTTGAAGATAGAATTGCATTTGAGTTATGGGTTGCTTCTCtgcattttgattttaaaatttttgattgggaattgcattttttttttaggtttgTGAGTTTTATTGCTGtcaatgtttaatttttgatttggAAGTTATCATTTCAAAGTTGGAGAATGCAAATTAGGGTgttcttcaattttgtttggatttttgcAGATTTGGGACTCTTcgattttcttatttttttggactTTTTATTGTGTTCGATATTGGAAGATGAACGATTGTCGATTTTCAGGATTAACAAATTGAATCCCGAAGAGTAAGTAAAAATTGATGAAGAtgataaattgatgaattcataaatttgatgaatctagcaaaataattggatgagtCGAGCTTTATTTGATGGAATGGATTAATCCTAAAAATTggatgaattttaaaaataaaacacagtATTAtgttctctctcttaattcaAGCATTATGGCCATGTATCAGTGTACCATCAAATAAGCTTTGTTTTGCTGCACattcaatattcaaaatcgtaaaatagttgctaaaatatttttatataatatattaatacacagtatttttatataatatattaattaatattttaatataatttaggTTAATATATCGTACAGTacataataatgtaaatatgtTCTGGTacattttactttaatttaatttgaaatgcGCAGAACATTGAGGTcatgtattaaaaatttgtgaattaattttttacttttttagaattataatatataattaatgactactttttaaatttaaatttgaaaatactGAAAGGGAGGGagttcaaatattgaaaaaagagGCTGAAGGCTAATAGGAGTCATTCTAATATATCCACTAACtgcatttaataatttaatatataactaatgcataaaattactaatttagctttatttggttgtacaaaattttgttgtttatcactactctttattttagtcattttgTGGCTCCATTTCGTTCGGTAGCGGACAGTGGTGTATCCAAGAATTTCATTTTAGgggtacaataaataattatagcaatttaaatcttcaatatccgatctttttcttctttttaatttgttctctctatcaaaatttttatttttattttcaattaagatTATAcagatgtgaattatttttaaattagtgTTGCTACTTCTTAAATGACATtcattattcaaaataaaggTTCATAGATTTGTATATTATAGATAAATTGTTTTAGCATTTATAGTGTGTTatcttattaataatttatctttttcgtgGGTTATTTTACCAATAAATCATCATTTGGCTATTTGAGCaatgtttcaattatttacaaaaaaatagaaaataaaaagataaaatacaatagaatagattaaaacaaaaagttaatgttaaaattcattagaaaataactaaatgcATTATGCTttataagataagaaattgtttaaaatataaatgcgTAAAATGTATAAGATGaattttaaatagaaatatatgtaCAAAATAAGACGCATtagaagagaaaatgaaattcattaaaaataattaaaatacttttcAAGAGAATTAactaatttgaaaagaaataaaataaatgcataatattttattagattgctaaaatacataaaaagacttaaaattgaaagagaaaagtacagaaaaaatgaagaaactaaaataacaagaaaaagGGACTGAAAATCCGAGCTGAATGGGGATCGAGCTTGGGATACCAATTTGGTATAGGAAGATTCTACCGCTGGGCTAAGGTACTAACATGTTGTTGGCTCAATATATAATgctaatatttcattttggggTACAGTTGTACCCCCTTGCTCCTTAGTGGATACGCCGCTGGTGGCAGGTGTTGACCTGGGCGCCGGTAGAGagaggaataaagtaagaaagatagaGATAGAGTAATGTAGATactggaataaaataaaagtgattggatgttttgttttttgttaaaaaaaaggaaaacgacttaacttagttggaacatctcaaaaaggaatacgactcaacttagctgggatggaggaagtagttttgtacaataaaatatatgaactaTTAAAGATATTTgtctatttaaaaatattctatatttatattaatataatattaatttgaactttttattaggtattaatatatgtaaagaGTCGGGTATTTCATATTTGGGTACCGATTCATCGGATTGGGTTACCAAGAGTGGGTTTGGGTACCCAAAAATATATCGGATCGGGTATAGGAggtattttatatgattttcgggtttggatacaTGTATCCCTCCCATAACAACGTAGATGTGTTGGTAAAGCAAGGGTCATTTTGGTATAATTCAGTTTTTTTCAGTTATCTTGCTCCTTTcatccatgaaaaataatcaaaatttttcattttaaggtgtccacgaaaaataatctcatttaaaaaatgaaaagtttatttcatactttatccacttttttacttctatttcttactttttatctTTCGCTCTcctatttaatatattttttctctaatctttcttactttactaatttttcattaaaattcagtGTCTtccacaaatgagactatttttcgtggaggAAAAGAGTATGTGCTAGTACTTGGCTGATTCCGTACATCCAAGGGGGCCGATGTTTGTGAAATCAATTACATGTACGAAAGATCCAGATATAATCATACTAATAttgattgaaataaaaatttcattgcTCAAAATTGTGTTATGTGATTTGCATATACGCATAGCTATACAAGAGTAGGAGACGTACTAAAAATGTTGTACCGTATATTGTgccaaaaatatcaatatgagaaaatatcatgttattactatatcaaatattttgatatactgAACTACTATATACCGAAGTTTCGGTATTAAACaatctgaaattttaaataccTATATCGTACCGATTTTATGGTATATCATAATGAAATGTTGCGAAGAGTGTTATTATGTATAactagggctggggaaaaatactgaaaaaatgatatatcgctcgtatcgtattgaaaaatatcgaaaaattatcgaattttcgatacgatgcgatatcgtatcgtaagttttcgatacgataacgatatgaatttccttatatcgcgatatatcgttttatatcgaaaatttttgatatatcgatattttcaatatatatcgatattttattttcgatatatatcgatatatctcgaaattttcgatatatatcgatatttaacgatatatcggatttcggtacgatatatcgaaatatcgatacgataacgatatgaaatttttttatatcgaaagttcgatatatcgaaattcgatatatcgaaactttcgatacgataacgatatgaaattctttcatatcgatattttcgatacgatacacgatacaacgttttcgatacgatatatcgtatcgacccacccctatgTATAACGATAGTTGTTAGACTCATTCACACCTAACctcattaataatttattgattgtAGTTGTTGGGAGATATTTTATCAACGTATACGGAGTACTAAAAAAGACGAGTATAAAGATATGAATGGTGTTTTGGACCACTATTGGATAAGGTAACATCACATGTTcattggatttaaatttcttgTGCCAGCCGACTCTAATTATACACGTTTGAACTAAATTAGGAATGCAATGTGGCTTATGAAGCCATTCTTGCATTTCcttgttttactttttgtcCGATTCAAATCTGCTGCTTCACAGTCTATCGTGGAAACCCTTCCCGGCTACGACGGAGCTCTGCCTTTCAAACTCGAAACAGggtgtttttccatttctcaatTCACTCTGTTTTTCTCTGTTTTACTCTGTTTAGTTGGAAAGAattgatgttgttttgtgggATTCAGATATATTGGGGTTGGAGAGAATGATGAAGTCCAGCTCTTTTACTACTTCGTCGAGTCCGAAAACCACCCAGCTAGAGACCCTTTGCTGCTCTGGCTCATTGGCGGCCCCGGTTGCGCTGCCCTTTCCGGCTTCTTTTATGAAATCggtctcttctttctctctgtCACTATCTCACACACAAAGAAATGTAGTTTTGTGTTGGCTATTTATCCTATGTTTTCTGAGCTTGGTGGCCTATTTGTTGGATTGGTgataattagaatatttaatgTTGAAATGTAGGTCCATTGGCCTTTGATTTTGAGAACTTTGATGGAAGCTTACCTTCTCTTGTATTGAACCCATATTCTTGGACTAAGGTTTGACATATAAATAAGTTTCCATTCTTGAATTCAGCCACATTACATGATAATGGTGTTGTTAATGGTCTTAGGTTGCCAACATTATATTCCTAGATTACCCTGTTGGAGCTGGATTTTCATATTCCAACACTACAAGAGGCTACTCTTCCTCCGACACTAATTCAACCCAACATAATTACACATTTCTACGCAAGGTTGCTTTTGCTTCACatgttttttttcatttttgttgttgttgttggcGATGATGAAGTTTACCTTCTTTTGCTGGTTTCAAATACAGTGGTTGTTAGCTCATCCCGAGTTTATCAAGAATCGTTTCTATGTTACTGGTGACTCTTATGGTGGCAAGATTGTTCCCATGCTTGCTCTTCAAATCGCTAAAGGTAATTGCATCTGATATAAAATATGCttaagatttatttatttccttttttgttttctcgTCATTTAAGTCGAAAACTTGCAGGAAATGAAGCTGGACTAGAGCCAATAATGTCACTCAAAGTAATGagagtttgtgatttttttttatcactgGTTTGTATGGCTAAGAAgatagtaattattttgtgGAATGAAAACAGGGCTACATTGTTGGGAATCCAGTGACATATGAAGCTCAGGATACGAATGAACAGATACCTTATGCTCACAGAATGGCACTCATTTCTGACAAACAATTTGAGGTGTTTTCGTTGTTTATTTGCGAATTTAAACTAGTGCTATAGATATTATATCTCAAGTGTTGTCTACGAACATGATGGTATTGGTGAAGTTGCTGCTCAAAGATTCTTTTATTTCGTCCTTGGCTTGATCTTCCATGTCTTGAATAATGACTTCAGCAAGCAAGAATCAGCTGCAATGGAGAGTATGTGAATCCAGATCCAAATAATGTCGAATGTTTGTTTGctctttatattattaatcaGGTATACATCACTAATGATATTTTCCTTGCAAATGCaattgattttgatgttttaGATGATTCTGATTGCTTTGCCTTTTAATTAAGTGCAGTGCACCAAGTTTGTCAATCATGATCAAATTCTAAACCTAATTTGCAAAGAAATCCCAACACTACCAGAAGGTGGTTTTAGAAGGTTCCTACCGTCTCTAGTAGATGATCCAATCGGCTTCCTCTCCCTCTCCAGCCAAAATGAACCACCATGCCATGTATTCCTCCACTCTGCCTGTCACATTGCCTTCATGTTATCATTGGCCTAACTCAAAGCTGTCGTATTTTGCAGAGTCACTATGTGACCTCCTACGTATGGGCTAACGATGAAACTGTGAGAGAAGCTCTACACATCAGAGAGGTACATTAgccaacttttttaatttgagtATAACACATTATTAAGATGTCGTTTTGCttgaaaatcaattaatcagGGTATGGTACCTTATTGGACGAGATGTAACGTGAGCGTAACCTACGAAAAAGACATAGAAAGCGTTGTTGAGTATCATCAAAATCTGAGTGATAGAGGCTTCCAAGCCTTGGTGTATAGGTGAAATCAAATCTGATTCCCATTGTTTTAGTACTTGCGTATATTTTTCGACATTGTTAGTGAAGCTATACGTCTCTTTGTTTCAGCGGTGATCATGACATGAGTATACCTTATATTGCCACGTTGAAATGGATACGCAAACTGAATGTGTCCATGTATGATGAATGGAGGGCGTGGACCGTCGATGGTCAAGTTGCAGGGTGAATTTTTTGCTGTAGCAACTAATGATTGAAGCAAATATCTCATTGCTCAACATTGTGTTATGTGATTTGCAGATACACTGAGCTATACAAGAGTAAGATCAAGGAAGCTTATCTCATGTTTGCTACAATCAAGGCAAGTTAAagatgtaatttattttaagcatttaatttgaaatgaaagaaaatattagCATTTTTTGGATGGTTGCAATGCATATATGCAGGGGGCAGGGCATACAGCACCAGAATACAAGCCTAGAGAGTGTTTGGAAATGTTAAGAAGATGGTTATCTCTCTTCCAactctaaaatatttatcatctTCATTTCTATAATAAATTTCCATTCTTGCTTGGATTAAAGCAACGGAGTTTTCTACTTCTGTTTCTGTTTGTGTATGTTACAAAACTTGTATATCGATTTTTTGTCATCCCACTGCAGTCAAATCATTCCCCTTTAGGGTTCGTTTGGTAGAAATGCAGGGCTTTTATTAACTTCTCATATAATGGGTTTTTCCAGAATTTTAAATAGCTAATATTGCTTATAATGGCGTTTGGTAGAAATTTTTTGTAACTTAATCCATTGTTTGGTAGGGTTAGTCATTACAGTGGATAGTTATATTATGCCCCGTGAATACAAAAATGCCCCCACTTTTTAAGATGTAATGTCCCCTTTATCCTCCGTCGTCTTTGCAAATCTTCAGCTTGGCGCGGAAATCTTCTCGCATTGGCGCCAACTTCTCCCCTTTCCCTTCATATAAGCACTTGCACCATCCTTTGCTTTCATTGCAAATCCATGCTGAATAGCATCCTCCGACTGAAGTTGTTTCAATGGCTTCGAAGGGAAAGCGAAAGCTCACATGCAATGGAAGTCCGTCTGGTATCGTTGTATCTCTTTCACCACTCCTCATATGTCGGTCGTTTGCGTACACACAGCATTGCAGCAGCCTTCCCCACTACTGCGTCGTGTATTTCGCAGCAGTCTCACACTTCACAGAGATCGACCACTTGCAACCAAAATCGCACGAATTACGCAACGAAGAGTcgaaaaactaaactaaactaaacatTCTTAAATACTTACTGATTGCTATGAACAAAAGGGTTTTGTCCAAGGAGAGGCCAGAGACAGTGAGCTTTTGGAGAGAGCCACGGCTTCTTGCTATTAGCAATCGGAGCATTCTATCCACGACCTCCGGCTTCCTATTTCGACTCCATTCCTCAACGTCGATCTCTTGCCAGCAGTAAGGCCCCGTGGCTGCTCGTCCCCACGATTTGCAAACTCCTGGAACAACTGTTAGAACCTCACATAGTGAGAGATTCTTGAATATTAGGCCTAGTGCATCAGGTAGTAATTCATCCCATTTTCTTGAATCCTCACCTTCCTccgtatatatatagattctTTTCCTGTGATTTGGGggataaaatataagaaaggTTGTAcaaaaaaactaatactacAGAATCAAGACACCATTTTTATATTGTGTTTTAAAATCAAGCTATAAGGTGGTTGTGAGTTGCAGACTTGGAAGTTTCCCTCAACCAAGAAACCTAACTCAAACAAGGTGTAAAGTAGTTATCTTTGGATCCAATTGAAGACTTAGAAGCCTAAATTTCTTCCAATCTTCAAGAATCAAATCAATTCGATCTTCAAGACTACTCTCCCCCACACTCAATTTCAGAAAATTAAGCATCACAAATGAATCGAGGGGACACTTCTTGGCACAAAGAAACAAACTTTTTACTTCAGGGCAAAAttccaacacaaaaaaaaaagcaccGGAATTCAAGAGCCCACATCTAAAAATTCcccaaaaaatatcatcttGAACAGTCATAGccatatagaaagaaaatagacCGCAGGAATCCACAGACCATGGCAACCTTatcacacaaaaaaataagagcAAAGATGTAATACCATCCTACAAGAACAAAGTAAGAAATGAGAAGCAACTGTAAGGGAGTGAGTAAATAAACAACCCAGCCACATGGTTATCCTGAGCACCAACATTTCATCACAGATATGCAAATTCCACACCAGCAATCAAAAACCCTTTTCAAAAACAACATCATATACCCCTAGATCCAACTTCAGCGACAAGTCTACAGGACATGCTCACCTCCACAAATGTACAAATCAACGATTGAAGGGTGAACATCAAAGGCATACCTGTGCTGGTCCGAGACCTCGATTTACCGCCACCAAGGAGTTTCTGGTGCTCCCTCTGTGTATGAAGCGATCGAAAATTAAGAGGGCAATTTGGGCATAAAACTTCACAAGACAAGTCGGagaagtggagaaaaaataataccacaaattttgtgggatagTGGAATGCAAGAATCGCCGATTCTAATGTCAATATCCGCGAGATCCGGGAATTTTATGCCGGATCTTCTCACAAACTCGTCCTCTACCAAACGGTGGAGAAGATGAGATAACTTCCCCTTTTTTGGGCTTTTACATGTTTTTGTGGGCTTATAAGAGCTACCAAACGTGCCCTTATTGCAAAATCAGCACATACTCCATTAACTTATTATGTactgtatataaatattttgtcacTAATATACAGTTCAATTAATTTGGCCAAAGGAAATCTTAGATGCTTATTAATCATGACCATATATAGTGATTTCTAAAGTCACATATATTGAAAAACTAACTAACTCAATCCAATTATGAAATCAGAAATGGTGGAATGCTATGCAACAAGTAAGAAATGATAAGCCCTAGTTGAAACATGGTAATGAACAAAAAAAGCTTCATCTTTGGAGTAGATGTGTTGTAGTGTAGTTTTGATTGTTTTAAGTTTTGCTGAGAATTGATTGGGTTTTATCGACCATTCTATCTAATGTTGCATaataaaagtttcaattttgttaGAATATGTGGGTTATCAGATTAAATTGAATTTGCCAATTATGAAACGGTTGAAGTTATATATCCTTGATATGTTTTAAATACTCTTCCTTCTTCgtgaaaaatatgagtatttgGTCCGGTACGAGTTTTAGTGTATATTCGATAACGTAAGAAAGATAgagaaataaatgataatgttAGTTGAGAGTGATCTTCACATCATCAGTAGTGCAgcgtaatattataaattgtaaataaaattatgtgaaataggttagtggaatgtaggttccacattccattaacctttttcactcatttttctttacatttcttaaaatacgCACAGAGTCAAACGTGAACAACATTTCGCGAAAGAAGAGAGTAGTAAAAAATGCCTTTAATATGTATTACTATCAGTTTATTACTTTTCCTTTAATATGGttttaatatcaaatttaatatggTTTTAATAGCACATTGTAGTGTTAATTTACAAAGAGATATCAAATGATAGTAGTGTAAGGtgtttatggaattaaattagaatatgcTATGGGTGAGTGCAAGCAGGGGCGAAGCCAGAAATTTGTACGAGAGGGGGCaaaagtataaatatatattgataaataaataaacataaaatgataaagataataaaattatacttcatccgttctaattaagttgagtcacttcttttctgcattgttttgaaaataattcGCAATGAAAAATCTTATTAAATTCGCAACAGCCATTTCCacataattcatttttcttttgtttccttCTCATTTTTCTCTATAAGTTCCAAAGCAGAGAAAGACtaacatttgatttttcaatattcaaataacttttgattttctctctaaaaACAACTaagtattattaaatattaattaaagtacATATTTGACTTTTCGTTTTTTTCAATGGGGCAACAAagatttttctaataaaatattacagGGGCAAAGTTATTAATAAtacacatattataataatatattgtatatatcTATGGATAAATGAAAAGTAGAGGTGGGGCAATTGCCCCTTGTGTATATAGAGTAGATCCGCCCCTGAGTGCAAGGTTAtactaaaatagaatatttttaattttaaaggaCGGGCATATTACATCCGTCCTTAAAgaatagaaacttttgaacggcacgagttttagtgcacaattagtaaagtaagagagtggaaaagaaaaataggtaATGTTAGagaaaggagaagaaaaagtagtgaaattAGTGTTAGTGCATTGTGCGGTCCACGTTCTAAAATAGTAGAAAGattcaaaagtttctattttaaggaacaatccaaaatgaaaataatttatatttttaagagactgcccaaaatgaaaataatttttacttttaaaggACAGAGAtaatagtttctatttttaaagaacataattagtaacttttatatattatctttaaaaataaaaagttatatcaaaattcataatttttcatccTCTATAAACTGAGACCTAATTCGTTACTATTACACACAAAaatctcttctttttttttttttaagagactgcccaaaatgaaaataatttttacttttaaaggACAGAGAtaatagtttctatttttaaagaacataattagtaacttttatatattatctttaaaaataaaaagttatatcaaaattcataatttttcatccTCTATAAACTGAGACCTAATTCGTTACTATTACACACAAAaatctcttcttttttttctacacataatccttcttatatctaaaatttgttgtttttctaattttgagtattaattatgttatctttaatttcatattccaATTTTTGTGACTTActgttattgtttttttattagtattttttatggtacggatagaataataaatatatggagtattcgCTTTGTAAGATTGtatctcaaaattaaatatgtactccctccgttccatagtaatggaggcgtttcttttcggcacggagattaagaaaaattgtgttaggtgaattaagtaaagagagagtaaagtgaaaaatgaaaaaggtagagagatgaagaaagaataaagtaagggaggataaagtaggtgtggaaaaatgtgttgactttttactaaaaaggggaataactctattactattgaacgtatcaaaatggcaaaatgactctattactatgaaacggagtTAGGGCTGGGTATTCGGTTtgtcggttctcggttaaccgagaaccgaaccgaaaatgTCGGTTTTcagttaaccgagaaccgaaaaTAACAGTTACGGTTCGGGTCCGGTCAGGAGCCCCGCATTGATGTCGGTTATCGGTTCAAACCGAGATTAACCGAACCGAAAACCGATTAATTTAAGTCCACCTATATTGTAGACTCATATTTATATGGGCTATGAGCCACATATGTATATACCAAAGCCCAAAGGCCCAAAGGAAGAGgcttattttttataacaatGTTTTGTATTCTTATTATATTGTCAAAGTCAATGTGGGATATTTTAAGATACATAAGTGATTTTGTGGgtttatgcaattttcttaaatgcatgttttttaatgaagGTGAACAGAAGTTGAggcataatttaaatttaaatttaaataatacaaatagATTAACATGATTGttttatagtttataaattgatttttattttattttatgagatGTTGGCAAATAGTTTCAGCCTTGCttgttaatttctttttcatttttgaatttccTTTTCGATTTTCTTAGAATAATATTTCCACAAAATCCTTAATCCTAGATTCTATAAATATTAGCCGAGATTAATAGattacaattattaaatatttttagaagtTTCTATATGGAGTAGCTATTAAAtaactagtatatataaaaaataatttagccAACATATTTACAACTATGAGTAAAGTTTCGTGGACTACATTGTACATAAGaaataattagattatatgcaataaatttgtaaataagtATAGAGAATGATAAggataaaagataaaaaaaaatatgttgattGTCCCACAACGTTCTATCAACAGAGAAAGGAGAGAATAGACtattataaaaagaagaaaatagaacAAGGATTTACCAATAATCCGTCAATGCATTGATTGGCTGTATCCTACTTCAAATCTCATGGAACAgcataattaagtaaaaattttCAGTAATTTTCGGTTCCATCGGTTAATGGTTAACCGTTCGGTTCTAACTGAACTAACTGACTACTTGTTGGTGCcggttttgttttttggttgGGAACCGAAATATTGTCGGTTAATTGACTTGTCGGTTCGGTTAGTAACCGAATCGACTGAATCCCAGCCctaaacggagggagtagtatgtttggtttataaaatttattcctataattcaatcctagatgaataatcatgGGACAATTAGCCATAGCTAACTCctttcaactaaaataatctcataattaaattctaaagtATATCTTGATACTATTTTATATAGAAAACGACACCATTATACCGTATGTATTATCACTGGTGGACCCAAGTAACAGA harbors:
- the LOC125223662 gene encoding serine carboxypeptidase-like 11, whose translation is MWLMKPFLHFLVLLFVRFKSAASQSIVETLPGYDGALPFKLETGYIGVGENDEVQLFYYFVESENHPARDPLLLWLIGGPGCAALSGFFYEIGPLAFDFENFDGSLPSLVLNPYSWTKVANIIFLDYPVGAGFSYSNTTRGYSSSDTNSTQHNYTFLRKWLLAHPEFIKNRFYVTGDSYGGKIVPMLALQIAKGNEAGLEPIMSLKGYIVGNPVTYEAQDTNEQIPYAHRMALISDKQFEQARISCNGEYVNPDPNNVECLFALYIINQCTKFVNHDQILNLICKEIPTLPEGGFRRFLPSLVDDPIGFLSLSSQNEPPCHSHYVTSYVWANDETVREALHIREGMVPYWTRCNVSVTYEKDIESVVEYHQNLSDRGFQALVYSGDHDMSIPYIATLKWIRKLNVSMYDEWRAWTVDGQVAGYTELYKSKIKEAYLMFATIKGAGHTAPEYKPRECLEMLRRWLSLFQL